The nucleotide window AGGGCTGGGCTCCACAGCCCGCAGTGCGCGATCCCCTCCGACCTAGAGAGTGAATTCGGAGCCGGGTCACCGGCACTTTAATTGAAGATTAAGGATAAAGAGAGCACCCCCTCCCTTGTCCTCCCGGAAGCTCTGGCTTTTCTCCCGTTCCGTCGACTTGGCGTCCTCCATCTCAAACCCTGGGCAGCAGCGTCCGGAACGGTCCAAGGAGCGAGGCGCGCAGCGCGGCCGGCAGAAAGTGGACTAGCAGGCCGAGCGCCGCCAGCGCTACCAGCAGCCAGAGCGCGCTCGCGCTCGTGTACAGGGGAGCCAGCCTAAGGGCAGGGTTcagcgggggcggggcggagcgACGGCGGCTCCGCCCACCTACTCTGCCGCCCAGCTCCACCCACCTCCGCCCAGCTTGGCCAGGACCCGTCCCCCGCCCAAAAGGGACCCACCTCCAGCCAGTCTCCCAGTTTCGCTGCCCGGATGGTCAAGACTCCTCCCACAAACCGCCTTTCCCCGGACCCACGTGACCTCACCgagccccgcccctgctctcaCCTTTGCTGCGGCGAGCGCGCGTAGCCCTGAAAGTAGCGGAGACGCGCGAAAAGGTAGACCAAACCGCACAGGGCCGCCGCACCTGGGAGAGGGGCGGGCGGGGCTAGGTGAGCCAGTTGGCGCGAGACCCTGTGGTTCCAGGGCGTGCACGCCCGCCCCGAGCCCAGACCTTCGTGAAAGAAGATTCCGGCGACCCAGAGCGTGGCGAGGAACAGCGGGAAGTACTCGCTGCAGTTCActctgaggtgggggaggggcggcgtgAGGGCGCGGGCTGGGGGCCTCGGACCCTGCAGCTGTCcgggctccctcccttcctgccccaagCCCTCCGCGCCTCACTGGGCTCGGTAGACACGCTCGAACTCGGGCGGGCCGGTGGTGAGCGGCGGCGACACGCGGAAGGCTCTGCGTGCAGAGATCACCTGCAGGGAGAAGTAGGCTGGGGGCGAGTAGGGGCGGGAGTCAGGTCTGGCTGCCCCGAGGCCCGCAACCTCCGCCAGGTTCCCgccttttctcctttctacaCGCTGAACTTGTCATGATTTCCCTTTAAAGCCCCCATGGAAAATAAAGTCCTCCCGAGGGGACCTCGTGCCCCCTCTCTTTCTGGGCTTGTCCTGTGTCCAAGATGTTCAAGGGGAGGGCAAggtccctcttcccccaccctgaGATGCGTCATAGTTACACCTGTACTAGGGAGGGGCCCTCAAGCTTAGGACTGTGCTCCTGAATCCTTTGACTTGCAAAACACAGACAAATGACCAGCTCCCACTCTAGACATGATCTTGGCTCTGGGGGTCCCTGAATAGGGCATGCCACCAGGGCTTGAGGGCAGAGTTGTCTGCATTCTCCCTGGTGCAGGGGAGCACACACCCTGTGGTTTACAGTTCCTGGTCCCCACCGATAGAGAGACGGatgcagtggggggtggggagggctcctGACCCTACTTCCGGCCAGGATCACTCAAGCCTGGGGCCCTGTGCCTCCAAACTGTGGTGTGGTCTTCTGCTTTAGTTTCTCTGCTCAGGTGCTCTGGACTCTGCCCTAAGTCTGACATACatcctctcccctaccccccaatTGGTTGCTACTGAGACTCATCTAGTCCAACACCAGGCCTCCAgggctctgccttcccctgcaccgcccccccccccacatcctgTTCCAGCATGGATGGATCTAAGTGCACAAGGGCCCTTCTCTTGGTTTCAGGGCAGgcccccatcacacacacagcTCCAGTGCTGGTTGTCTTCAGCTATCTTCCAGCAAGTCCTGTGGCGCTGGTGCGCTTGGTATGAGGCCTTCTGAAGAAATATCCCATCCCAAGTGCACTGTGGGTGCCAAGGCTATGTGGACCATCACAGTGTAGGAGCTAGAGGGGGGTCCCATGGCTACGTGACAACCTTGCCAGTGCATCAGGAGATCCAGTCAGCCTGTCTGCTCTGGCCCTTCCAGGGTCCCTGCCCAGGCTGAGCCTTGTCCTGGCCCATACAGTGTGGGGTAATGGCGTCCCAAGTGGTAAAGATATCTAGCCTCGGAACATGTCCTGTAGGGCCAGTCTAAGAGGCCACCATGCAATTTTGGAGGGCCAGGCAGCAGGTTCCAGCCCTGTCTAGCTCTATGCCATCCCAGCATAGAGAGAATGCCTTTGAAGGCAAAGCCGGGTCCTGCTGGGACCCCCAGAAAGAGGATAGCTGGAGAGGGCAGGGATCAGCTGGACCAGGGCCACCCCAGGCCCATGGCTGACCCACTTCTGTACCCACCATCAGATCACCCTTTCATTCTGGTGCCCCCCCATCCCAGATCCTAGAGCCTAACACACCTGCATGCCCCACCTGCTCCCTGAAAGCCCTTGCCCTCTTCCAGGGTTCTATATCCCATCCCCAGCCCACACAAGGCATGCCTACCTCAGTTGTCCCTCAGGGGCCTTTTTCCATTTCACTGTCCCCTCCCTTGGTCAGGCACC belongs to Acinonyx jubatus isolate Ajub_Pintada_27869175 chromosome A1, VMU_Ajub_asm_v1.0, whole genome shotgun sequence and includes:
- the LTC4S gene encoding leukotriene C4 synthase isoform X1, with amino-acid sequence MKDDVALLATVTLLGVLLQAYFSLQVISARRAFRVSPPLTTGPPEFERVYRAQVNCSEYFPLFLATLWVAGIFFHEGAAALCGLVYLFARLRYFQGYARSPQQRLAPLYTSASALWLLVALAALGLLVHFLPAALRASLLGPFRTLLPRV
- the LTC4S gene encoding leukotriene C4 synthase isoform X2 codes for the protein MPLTVNTTQNPGVSFTIRTAYFSLQVISARRAFRVSPPLTTGPPEFERVYRAQVNCSEYFPLFLATLWVAGIFFHEGAAALCGLVYLFARLRYFQGYARSPQQRLAPLYTSASALWLLVALAALGLLVHFLPAALRASLLGPFRTLLPRV